From one Melospiza melodia melodia isolate bMelMel2 chromosome 6, bMelMel2.pri, whole genome shotgun sequence genomic stretch:
- the PLEKHG3 gene encoding pleckstrin homology domain-containing family G member 3, with protein MPVPACPQRPALSPEPGCAMEDPPGTRTEPWAEGLHNANNNASPGGWPGARSGHPLAAFGSPGAKPSYLDRVVQEIVESERTYARDLRSIVEGYLGKIIDAEEPVLRPEQVSALFGNIEDIYELSSTLLQNLESCANDPVAVAVCFVTRSQEFAIYTQYCNNYPSSVAALTECMRSKVQARFLRECQERLRHALPLGAYLLKPVQRILKYHLLLQEIARHFEHKAGDDYELVLEAIDTMTCVAWYINDMKRKHEHAIRQQEIQSLLLGWKGPDLTSYGELVLEGTFRTQRVRHDRALFLFDKALLITKRRGDHYVYKSHIPCSSLMLIESTRDSLCFSLAHYKHGKQQHSLQAKSVEEKRMWTHHIKRLILENHHATIPQKAKEAILEMDLFYPPRLPRCSPERLKKSWSCQPLGDAATEPLQGRRQSEPFQHQGHTEMLLERLQGHGGRRQSGVDNGRDQGAQGAEELGDRGVMPPSSPLPPEPTKHNLWHPGEQGLKNTSSDGALLEMGEPHQHPRAWAAVESMVAEEEEEEEEEPLGKDCQEELPGSRDLLLEPQKEQAGEQPWVLEGPKRPSSWGPGSCEKVSATPRPPPGSAQGPSTHTPNSSAGEHPKVPKSPSLVGTLALPSGDREPEHAAEDLQVLSSEEEEEEEGEGDASILPPSVLDQASVIAERFGGGSSLSRRSSLALEGTLGRTPSHGGSTLSLDGGPPLESAEPGESRSAIPSPEPFIRARRESLLSNRDRLLLDKIKSYYGHAEHRDAGFGVRRRESLSFIPKGLVRSSVCRLNGLPRPPESPEPPTQPEAPELCQENGAQPPEPLLILEEDDVGTAVSPQGPPPQLLLTPPHLGTKVYQLARQYSLRIKSRRAGTRRPPLTPQEDGDPTPSTPSLAVPQDEALVASPSPRGPRSPSSPVGAEPFTWPDVQELRARFGAPRPPLVSRSRSAPEGPSRGGRPAGKERGGARSRSAETNGGSNTPSPAPARYSSDGALWVAAEAPLGPGQRVLVLERLPEPPAYVQIRSPTTREKICLKAVVERCKAYQASEEYRRRCPETPGSPEPLRHGLVRDLRQKFQTLDAAS; from the exons ATGCCGGTACCAGCGTGCCCGCAGCGCCCTGCCCTAAGCCCCGAGCCCGGCTGTGCCATGGAGGATCCGCCCGGCACCAGGACCGAGCCGTGGGCCGAGGGGCTCCATAACGCCAACAACAACGCGTCCCCGGGGGGGTGGCCCGGTGCCCGCAGTGGGCACCCCCTGGCAGCTTTCGGGAGTCCCGGGGCCAAGCCCAGCTACCTGGACCGCGTGGTGCAGGAGATCGTGGAGTCAGAGCGCACCTACGCCCGGGACCTGCGCAGCATCGTGGAG GGTTACCTGGGCAAGATCATCGATGCGGAGGAGCCAGTGCTGCGACCGGAGCAGGTCAGCGCGCTCTTCGGGAACATCGAGGACATCTACGAGCTCAGCAG caccctcctgcaaAACCTGGAGAGCTGCGCCAATGACCCCGTGGCTGTGGCCGTGTGCTTCGTCACCCGG AGCCAGGAATTTGCCATCTACACCCAGTACTGCAACAACTACCCCAG CTCGGTGGCAGCACTGACCGAGTGCATGAGGAGCAAGGTCCAGGCACGGTTCCTGCGGGAATGCCAGGAGCGTCTGCGCCACGCGCTGCCCCTCGGGGCCTACCTGCTTAAGCCTGTCCAGAGGATCCTCAAGTACCACCTGCTGCTCCAG GAGATCGCCAGGCACTTTGAGCACAAGGCAGGGGATGACTACGAGCTGGTGCTGGAGGCCATCGACACCATGACCTGCGTGGCCTGGTACATCAATGACATGAAGCGCAAGCACGAGCACGCCATCCGCCAGCAG GAGATCCAGtcactgctgctgggctggaaggggccagACCTGACGAGCTACGgggagctggtgctggagggcacaTTTCGGACACAGCGGGTGCGCCACGACCGTGCCCTCTTCCTCTTCGACAAGGCCCTGCTGATCACCAAGCGCCGTGGGGACCACTATGTCTACAAGAGCCACATCCCG TGCTCGTCGCTGATGCTGATTGAGAGCACCAGGGACTCGCTGTGCTTCAGCCTGGCACACTACAAGCACggcaagcagcagcacagcctgcag GCCAAGAGTGTGGAGGAGAAGCGCATGTGGACTCACCACATCAAGCGGCTGATCCTGGAGAACCACCATGCCACCATCCCCCAAAAG GCTAAGGAAGCCATCCTGGAGATGGACCTGTTCT atcCCCCACGCCTGCCCCGCTGCAGCCCTGAACGCCTGAAGAAGAGCTGGTCCTGCCAGCCCCTGGGTGACGCTGCCACCGAGCCACTCCAGGGACGCCGGCAGTCTG AGCCCTTCCAGCACCAGGGGCACACGGAGATGCTGCTGGAGCGGCTGCAGGGACACGGGGGGCGCAGGCAGTCGGGTGTGGACAACGGACGGGATCAGGGGGCTCAGGGTGCTGAGGAGTTGGGGGACAGGGGGGTGATGCCACCGTCATCTCCCCTCCCCCCAGAGCCCACCAAGCACAACCTGTGGCACCCGGGCGAGCAAG GGCTGAAG AACACCAGCAGCGACGGGGCACTCCTGGAAATGGGGGAACCACACCAGCACCCCAGAGCCTGGGCAGCGGTTGAGAGCATGgtggcagaggaagaggaggaggaggaagaggagcctTTGGGCAAGgactgccaggaggagctgccaggGTCCAGGGATCTGCTGTTGGAGCCCCAGAAGGAGCAG GCTGGGGAACAACCATGGGTGCTGGAGGGACCCAAGCGGCCGAGCAGCTGGGGGCCAGGGAGCTGTGAGAAGGTCAGTGCGACCCCCCGGCCCCCACCCGGGAGCGCCCAGGGACCCAGCACCCACACCCCTAACAGCAGTGCTGGGGagcaccccaaggtccccaaatCCCCGTCCCTGGTGGGGACCCTGGCGCTGCCCAGCGGGGACAGGGAACCGGAGCACGCTGCGGAGGATTTGCAGGTGTtgagcagtgaggaggaggaagaggaggagggggaaggagacGCCAGCATCCTGCCACCCTCAGTGCTGGACCAGGCCAGCGTCATCGCTGAGCGGTTCGGCGGTGGCAGCAGCTTGTCCCGAAGGAGCAGCCTGGCGCTGGAGGGGACCCTGGGACGCAcccccagccatggtggcagcaccCTCAGCCTGGATGGGGGCCCCCCGCTCGAATCCGCGGAGCCCGGGGAGTCCCGCAGTGCCATCCCCTCTCCCGAGCCCTTCATCAGAGCCCGCCGGGAATCGTTGCTCTCCAACCGGGACCGCCTGCTCCTCGACAAGATCAAGAGCTACTACGGCCATGCCGAGCACCGCGATGCCGGCTTCGGGGTGCGCCGCCGCGAGAGCCTCTCCTTCATCCCCAAGGGGCTGGTGCGGAGCTCCGTGTGCCGCCTCAATGGGCTCCCGCGGCCCCCCGAGAGCCCTGAGCCCCCCACCCAGCCCGAGgcaccagagctgtgccaggagaacgGGGCGCAGCCCCCCGAGCCGCTGCTCATCCTGGAGGAGGATGATGTGGGCACCGCGGTGTCACCCCAAGGGCCACCCCCGCAGCTGCTGCTGACACCCCCTCACCTGGGCACCAAGGTGTACCAGCTGGCACGGCAGTACAGCCTCCGCATCAAGAGCCGCCGCGCCGGCACCCGCCGCCCCCCGCTGACGCCACAGGAGGACGGGGACCCCACCCCCAGCACCCCTTCGCTGGCTGTGCCGCAGGACGAGGCGCTGGTGGCATCCCCGTCCCCACGCGGCCCCCGCAGCCCCTCGAGCCCTGTGGGTGCCGAACCCTTCACCTGGCCCGATGTGCAGGAGCTCCGTGCCCGTTTCGGtgccccgcggccgccgctgGTGAGCCGCAGCCGCTCGGCGCCCGAGGGTCCCAGCCGCGGTGGGCGCCCGGCCGGGAAGGAGCGGGGCGGTGCCCGGAGCCGCAGCGCTGAGACCAACGGGGGCTCCAACACCCCGAGCCCGGCGCCAGCGCGGTACAGCAGTGACGGGGCGCTGTGGGTGGCTGCCGAAGCCCCTCTGGGCCCGGGGCAgcgggtgctggtgctggagcggctGCCGGAGCCCCCGGCCTACGTGCAGATCCGCTCGCCCACCACGCGGGAGAAGATCTGCCTGAAGGCGGTGGTGGAGCGCTGCAAAGCCTACCAGGCGTCCGAGGAGTACCGGCGGCGCTGCCCCGAGACCCCCGGCAGCCCCGAGCCGCTGCGCCACGGCCTCGTCAGGGACCTGCGGCAGAAGTTTCAGACCCTCGACGCTGCCAGCTAG